In Vibrio japonicus, one DNA window encodes the following:
- the ftsX gene encoding permease-like cell division protein FtsX codes for MATNTRNRKPTKGRTANRVKRDNFLTVHFKQAKVALVALAQRPLGNLLTLAVISLALAMPSALYLLGKNLSVASSHVTSPSQISGYVAEQTSEARIMVIKDNLETMPEVAKVEYISPQQGLDDLSQYSGFEQAISLLDDYSLPGVLVITPSSEDKLAIQQLASKVRAEDDITDVRLDEDWLARLDAIKNLVGGIVITLSILMLGSVFLIVGNTLRFNVLANKDEIQTMKLIGATNSFILRPYLYSGMWFGLLGALLAWVVTAVITVLLNTSVEKLALLYDSHFRLVGLNWDESLLLLMLGTFLGCLAAKVSAQRHLKEIEPV; via the coding sequence ATGGCCACTAATACTCGTAACCGAAAACCCACTAAAGGGCGTACTGCTAATCGTGTTAAACGAGACAACTTTTTAACGGTTCATTTCAAACAAGCGAAAGTGGCTTTGGTTGCGTTGGCTCAACGACCATTAGGTAACTTACTAACCTTAGCCGTTATTTCATTGGCGCTAGCGATGCCATCGGCTTTGTACTTGTTGGGGAAAAACTTATCGGTAGCTTCATCTCATGTGACCAGCCCATCTCAGATTAGTGGCTATGTTGCTGAGCAAACATCTGAGGCGAGAATCATGGTTATCAAGGACAACCTAGAGACCATGCCTGAAGTAGCCAAAGTCGAGTATATCTCCCCCCAGCAAGGGCTGGATGATTTAAGCCAATACTCTGGGTTTGAACAAGCAATCTCGCTACTGGATGACTATTCGCTTCCAGGTGTGTTAGTGATCACTCCGAGTTCAGAAGACAAGCTAGCGATTCAGCAACTTGCGAGCAAAGTTAGGGCAGAAGACGACATTACCGATGTTCGATTGGATGAAGATTGGCTAGCGCGTTTAGATGCAATAAAAAATTTGGTGGGTGGCATAGTCATCACGCTATCGATTTTGATGCTAGGCTCGGTGTTTTTGATCGTTGGTAATACTCTGCGCTTTAACGTTCTGGCGAATAAAGATGAAATCCAAACCATGAAGCTTATTGGTGCAACCAACAGCTTTATTCTGCGTCCTTATCTTTATTCGGGCATGTGGTTTGGGTTACTTGGTGCGCTATTGGCATGGGTGGTTACAGCAGTAATCACAGTTTTGCTTAACACCAGTGTCGAGAAGCTCGCATTACTTTATGATAGTCACTTCAGGCTTGTAGGCCTTAACTGGGATGAAAGTTTATTATTGTTGATGTTAGGTACATTCCTTGGCTGCCTCGCAGCGAAAGTGTCTGCTCAGCGTCATTTAAAAGAAATTGAACCAGTTTAA
- the rpoH gene encoding RNA polymerase sigma factor RpoH, producing the protein MANQAYPMAVVTQDSLDSYIRTVNSYPMLTADEERGLAERLHYDGEIEAAKGLILSHLRFVVHVARGYSGYGLPMADLVQEGNIGLMKAVKRFNPEVGVRLVSFAVHWIKAEIHEYVLRNWRIVKIATTKAQRKLFFNLRKSKKRLGWFNNGEVETVARELGVEPSEVREMESRLAAQDATFEMPSDDDDSVSSYTAPMLYLEDKSSDVADNIEADNWEAHTNNRLSLALASLDERSQHIVRSRWLDDTKATLQELAEMYGVSAERIRQLEKNAMKKLKTAVGDF; encoded by the coding sequence ATGGCTAACCAAGCATATCCAATGGCAGTAGTTACACAAGATAGCTTAGACAGCTATATCCGCACAGTGAACAGTTACCCTATGCTGACCGCTGATGAGGAGCGTGGACTTGCTGAAAGACTACATTACGACGGTGAAATTGAGGCGGCAAAAGGTTTGATCCTTTCGCACCTACGTTTTGTTGTGCATGTCGCTCGTGGTTATTCTGGTTATGGTCTACCTATGGCCGACTTAGTCCAAGAAGGTAATATTGGTCTAATGAAGGCGGTAAAACGCTTTAACCCAGAAGTGGGCGTGCGTCTTGTCTCATTTGCTGTTCACTGGATCAAAGCTGAGATCCACGAGTATGTACTCCGCAATTGGCGCATCGTAAAAATTGCGACAACCAAAGCTCAACGAAAATTGTTCTTCAACCTTCGTAAATCAAAGAAGCGTTTAGGTTGGTTCAATAACGGTGAAGTAGAGACCGTGGCGAGAGAACTCGGTGTTGAGCCTTCTGAAGTACGAGAAATGGAATCGCGCTTAGCGGCTCAGGATGCAACGTTTGAGATGCCAAGTGACGATGATGACTCAGTATCGTCTTACACTGCACCAATGCTGTATTTAGAAGATAAATCTTCGGACGTGGCTGACAATATTGAAGCGGATAACTGGGAAGCACATACCAATAATCGTTTGAGTTTGGCTCTTGCGAGCTTAGACGAACGGAGCCAGCACATTGTCCGTTCTCGCTGGCTAGATGATACAAAAGCAACACTGCAAGAATTAGCCGAAATGTATGGTGTGTCTGCTGAGCGTATTCGCCAGCTTGAAAAGAATGCGATGAAGAAATTGAAAACTGCAGTAGGCGATTTCTAA
- the glpE gene encoding thiosulfate sulfurtransferase GlpE gives MDQFQHIDVTAAQALLEQGEARLVDIRDPQSFAVAHPTSAFHLTNDSIVSFMDEVEFEQPVLVMCYHGISSQGAAQYLVNQGFEQVYSVDGGFEAWQRAELPIESNTP, from the coding sequence ATGGACCAGTTCCAACATATAGATGTTACTGCTGCTCAGGCACTGCTAGAGCAAGGTGAAGCACGATTGGTTGATATCCGTGACCCACAATCTTTTGCAGTGGCTCATCCGACATCCGCATTTCACTTAACCAATGACTCGATTGTGAGTTTTATGGACGAGGTTGAATTTGAACAGCCTGTTTTGGTGATGTGCTACCACGGAATCAGCAGCCAAGGTGCTGCTCAATATTTGGTTAACCAAGGCTTTGAGCAGGTGTATAGTGTAGATGGTGGCTTTGAAGCTTGGCAAAGAGCTGAGTTACCGATTGAATCCAACACTCCTTAG
- the glpG gene encoding rhomboid family intramembrane serine protease GlpG, with product MVRLITLSNPRMAQAFIDYMASRHIDIQMMPEGGGQFALWLGDEQYRIEVEAELEHFLANPTATKYQAASWDMADTRTSNFSYESPSMMAMVKAKAGPFTLAIMAICSAIFVLLQIGASNAVFSALHFPASSGQEWQLWRWLSHAVLHFSVMHIAFNLLWWWQLGGDIEQRLGSKKLLQLFVVSAAFSGAGQSWVEGANFGGLSGVVYALVGYLWMLGYKAPQIGLSMPKPIIGFMLVWLVLGFIQPFMAIANTAHLVGLISGIVIGLFDASKAKYK from the coding sequence ATGGTAAGACTGATCACTTTATCGAATCCTCGTATGGCTCAAGCGTTTATTGACTATATGGCCTCTCGTCATATTGATATCCAGATGATGCCTGAGGGTGGTGGTCAGTTCGCGCTTTGGCTTGGCGATGAGCAGTACAGAATTGAGGTAGAAGCGGAGCTAGAGCATTTCTTAGCAAACCCCACCGCAACTAAGTATCAAGCGGCGTCTTGGGATATGGCTGATACGCGTACAAGCAATTTCAGTTACGAGTCTCCAAGTATGATGGCAATGGTAAAGGCAAAAGCTGGTCCGTTTACCCTCGCGATTATGGCGATTTGTAGTGCGATCTTTGTTTTATTGCAAATCGGAGCGAGCAACGCTGTGTTCTCAGCTTTGCATTTTCCAGCATCTTCGGGGCAGGAGTGGCAACTTTGGCGTTGGTTGAGCCATGCGGTTTTACACTTTTCTGTTATGCATATTGCGTTCAACTTGCTTTGGTGGTGGCAACTCGGTGGTGACATAGAGCAGCGCCTTGGTTCTAAAAAGCTGCTGCAATTGTTTGTCGTTTCCGCTGCATTTTCTGGGGCTGGTCAGTCCTGGGTCGAAGGCGCAAATTTTGGCGGATTGTCTGGGGTAGTGTACGCACTCGTCGGCTATTTATGGATGCTTGGCTATAAAGCGCCACAAATTGGATTGAGTATGCCAAAGCCTATCATAGGCTTTATGCTCGTTTGGCTTGTTCTTGGTTTTATTCAGCCGTTTATGGCGATAGCAAACACGGCGCATTTGGTCGGGCTAATTTCGGGTATCGTTATTGGGTTGTTCGACGCCAGTAAAGCGAAATACAAATAA
- a CDS encoding flagellar basal body-associated protein FliL, whose amino-acid sequence MMKRYLTQIFTVWAMLMSLPSIALAEGEQVPQLAYFTLEPDLTTNFYTKGKKLGYIQVRIDVMVASEADLAVIELHQPLIRDAVIELLGQQSEDTITSLAGREDLRKILVEKLNASLLPETGKTVIADLLFTKYLYQQ is encoded by the coding sequence ATGATGAAACGTTACCTAACCCAAATATTTACCGTTTGGGCAATGTTGATGAGCCTTCCATCCATAGCGTTAGCGGAGGGAGAACAAGTCCCGCAGTTGGCGTATTTCACACTTGAACCAGATCTGACGACTAACTTTTACACTAAAGGTAAAAAGCTAGGGTACATCCAAGTGCGAATTGATGTGATGGTCGCAAGCGAAGCTGATCTTGCGGTAATTGAGCTACATCAACCTTTAATTCGAGATGCAGTTATCGAGCTGCTGGGGCAACAATCTGAAGATACGATAACGTCACTAGCAGGCCGTGAAGATTTACGTAAAATCTTAGTTGAAAAACTCAATGCTTCACTACTACCGGAAACGGGCAAAACCGTCATCGCAGATTTGCTGTTTACCAAGTATTTATATCAACAATAA
- a CDS encoding chorismate lyase encodes MNQLIALYLSALRQVSWQDPADFVFPSQISEKWAKEQGSLSRLLKTYCQDLTVDLVHNKIVKAEKLNAQEIELLARESCLLRKVVLKGDGEAWVLGRTLIPQSSMQDQQHDLSQQGDIPLGLTVFSTDNVKRDALQVGWAETPDGKMLARRSRLWMNHKPMLVAELFLPTAPIYTQGENE; translated from the coding sequence ATGAATCAATTGATTGCGCTTTATTTATCTGCGCTACGCCAAGTAAGTTGGCAAGACCCAGCAGACTTTGTGTTTCCGAGCCAAATTTCTGAAAAGTGGGCGAAGGAACAAGGGTCGTTATCGCGATTATTAAAAACTTACTGCCAAGACCTGACCGTCGATCTCGTGCACAATAAAATTGTCAAAGCGGAAAAGCTCAACGCTCAAGAGATCGAGCTGTTAGCACGCGAATCTTGTTTGCTGCGCAAAGTTGTCCTTAAAGGGGATGGCGAAGCTTGGGTTTTGGGAAGAACCTTGATCCCTCAGTCTTCGATGCAAGATCAGCAGCATGATTTATCTCAGCAAGGGGATATTCCTTTGGGTCTCACTGTGTTCAGCACCGACAACGTAAAGCGAGACGCCTTGCAAGTGGGGTGGGCTGAAACGCCAGACGGGAAGATGCTGGCACGTCGCTCTCGGTTATGGATGAACCACAAACCCATGCTGGTTGCTGAATTGTTTTTGCCGACCGCACCGATATACACACAAGGAGAAAATGAATGA
- the ubiA gene encoding 4-hydroxybenzoate octaprenyltransferase — translation MTADKAHAYWQLMRMDKPIGTLLLLWPTFWALILAAEGVPDLKILIVFILGVIFMRAAGCVINDFADRKVDGHVKRTAQRPLPSGRVTSKEAIGLFLVLGIASFLLVLTMNTLTIQLSFAGIVLAFIYPFMKRFTHLPQLFLGLAFSWAIPMAWAAQSNELPMMVWFVFVVNALWTIAYDTQYAMVDRDDDLKIGIKSTAILFGRFDKMIIGALQLITLAMLIYLGMWYELGASYYWSLLIAGALFVFQQHLIRHRERELCFRAFLNNNYVGMVVTIGLLIAFL, via the coding sequence ATGACTGCTGACAAAGCACACGCTTATTGGCAATTAATGAGGATGGACAAGCCAATCGGCACTTTGCTTTTGTTATGGCCAACGTTTTGGGCGTTGATTTTGGCAGCGGAAGGTGTGCCGGACCTTAAAATTTTGATTGTGTTCATTCTGGGTGTGATCTTTATGCGTGCGGCAGGTTGTGTGATTAACGATTTTGCAGATCGAAAAGTGGATGGCCATGTTAAGCGAACGGCTCAGCGTCCATTGCCATCAGGTAGGGTGACCTCGAAAGAAGCAATTGGGCTGTTTTTGGTGTTAGGCATTGCTTCATTTCTGTTAGTGCTGACAATGAATACGCTGACGATACAACTCTCTTTTGCGGGAATTGTCTTAGCCTTTATCTACCCTTTCATGAAACGCTTTACTCATCTTCCTCAGCTGTTTCTTGGTCTTGCATTTAGCTGGGCGATTCCTATGGCGTGGGCGGCGCAGTCGAATGAACTACCAATGATGGTATGGTTTGTCTTCGTCGTTAATGCACTGTGGACAATTGCATACGATACGCAATATGCCATGGTTGATAGAGATGATGATCTGAAGATTGGTATTAAGTCGACAGCAATCTTGTTTGGCCGTTTCGACAAGATGATCATTGGAGCGTTGCAACTGATTACACTGGCGATGCTTATTTATTTAGGTATGTGGTACGAGCTAGGTGCAAGCTACTATTGGAGTTTGCTCATTGCGGGTGCTCTGTTTGTCTTCCAGCAACATCTGATTCGTCATCGAGAGCGAGAGTTGTGTTTCAGAGCGTTCCTTAATAATAATTACGTCGGAATGGTTGTCACCATTGGATTGTTAATTGCGTTTTTATGA
- the plsB gene encoding glycerol-3-phosphate 1-O-acyltransferase PlsB — translation MSSGQSFSSSLLKLPLSVLVKGTAIPANPIDDLSIDISKPIIYALPYRSNVDLVTLQKQVLELGLPDPFEPVEINGKSFKRFVFTTSRDTVMRKDQNTPSESIALFSELLELHKLDTELDVQVIPTTVLWGRKPGKESQNKPYLQSLNGPQKAKAVFLSGRDCLVRISPVVSLRYMADSHGTDASIAHKLARVARIHFSRQKLAASGPNLPSRQALFNRLMKSKAIEKAIEDESKAKNISIEKARKEAQDIMDEIAADFSYSLVKNGDRILSWLWNRIYQGLNINNASTVRKLAQDGHEIVYVPCHRSHMDYLLLSYVLYHEGMVPPHIAAGINLNFFPAGPIFRRGGAFFIRRSFKGNKLYSTIFREYLAELFAKGYSVEYFSEGGRSRTGRLLQAKTGMLAMTIQAMLRGLNRPVTLVPVYIGYEHVMEVGTYAKELRGKRKEKENAGLVLRTIRKLRNFGQGYVNFGEPIPLNHYLNEHAPEWTKDIDPMGASKPQWLNPVVNGLATKMMTHINDAAATNALTLCATALLASRQRALSRDSLVNQIDCYLSLLKNVPYSSTYTVPEEDAEALVKHAESLDKFVIESDSIGEIVSLDRNQSILMTYYRNNIIHLFALPSLIAQMLVRYQQLPLDQIKANVALVYPFLKQELFLSIEESKLGELMEAYIEELAHQGAVTIDDQENVSINQANTQVLVLLGHTITETLQRYSIALNLLVTNPELGKSDLEQKSQEIAQRLGRLHGINAPEFFDKGVFSAMFTTLKQQGYLDKDGNCDTDKSATLANLLYSMLYPEVRLTIKESICQATEPESKES, via the coding sequence ATTACTAAAATTGCCGTTATCGGTACTTGTGAAAGGAACCGCCATTCCAGCGAATCCTATTGACGACCTTAGTATTGATATCAGTAAGCCTATTATATATGCACTTCCTTACCGCTCAAATGTTGACCTCGTCACACTACAAAAGCAGGTTTTAGAGTTAGGTCTACCCGATCCTTTTGAGCCTGTTGAAATTAACGGTAAATCTTTTAAACGCTTTGTCTTTACGACATCTCGCGATACAGTGATGCGCAAAGATCAAAACACCCCGAGTGAGTCGATTGCGCTATTCTCGGAACTGCTTGAATTGCATAAGCTTGATACAGAGCTCGATGTTCAAGTCATTCCGACGACAGTCCTTTGGGGACGTAAACCAGGTAAAGAAAGTCAGAATAAACCGTACTTGCAATCATTAAATGGTCCGCAAAAAGCTAAGGCGGTCTTCCTTTCAGGACGTGACTGCTTGGTACGCATTAGCCCAGTGGTATCACTTCGCTACATGGCGGACTCCCACGGCACAGACGCGTCAATTGCGCACAAGCTTGCGCGTGTTGCACGTATCCACTTCTCTCGCCAAAAGCTAGCCGCGTCAGGCCCAAATCTGCCAAGCCGTCAGGCACTGTTCAATCGTTTAATGAAATCCAAAGCGATTGAAAAAGCGATCGAAGATGAATCAAAAGCGAAAAACATTTCAATAGAGAAAGCACGTAAAGAAGCTCAAGACATCATGGATGAGATTGCCGCTGATTTCTCTTATTCATTAGTAAAAAATGGCGATCGCATTCTTAGTTGGTTATGGAACCGTATTTATCAGGGGTTGAATATCAACAACGCCTCAACTGTGAGAAAACTGGCGCAAGACGGGCACGAAATTGTGTATGTGCCATGTCACCGTAGCCATATGGACTATCTATTGTTGTCATACGTTCTGTACCACGAAGGGATGGTTCCACCACATATTGCAGCGGGCATTAACCTTAACTTCTTCCCAGCGGGTCCAATTTTCCGTCGCGGCGGAGCGTTCTTTATTCGCCGCAGCTTCAAAGGCAATAAGCTTTACTCGACAATTTTCCGTGAGTACCTTGCTGAGCTATTTGCAAAAGGCTACTCAGTTGAGTATTTCAGCGAAGGTGGTCGTTCACGTACTGGTCGCCTACTTCAAGCGAAAACTGGCATGCTGGCCATGACCATCCAAGCAATGTTACGCGGCCTAAACCGCCCAGTGACGTTAGTTCCGGTCTATATCGGTTACGAGCATGTAATGGAAGTGGGCACTTACGCGAAAGAGCTGCGTGGTAAGCGCAAAGAGAAAGAAAACGCAGGTCTGGTACTGCGCACTATTCGCAAACTGCGTAACTTTGGTCAGGGCTACGTGAACTTTGGCGAACCTATCCCGCTGAATCACTACCTAAATGAGCACGCTCCAGAGTGGACGAAAGACATCGATCCAATGGGTGCCAGCAAACCACAATGGCTCAACCCAGTGGTCAATGGCTTGGCCACTAAGATGATGACCCACATTAATGATGCGGCGGCGACTAATGCACTCACGTTATGTGCCACAGCTCTGTTGGCGTCACGTCAGCGCGCGTTGTCTCGTGACAGCTTAGTGAATCAAATTGATTGCTATCTCTCTCTACTGAAGAATGTTCCGTATTCATCAACCTATACGGTTCCAGAAGAAGATGCTGAAGCCTTGGTCAAACACGCCGAGTCGTTAGATAAGTTTGTTATTGAGTCTGACAGTATTGGCGAAATTGTTTCGCTGGATCGCAACCAGTCAATATTGATGACTTACTATCGCAACAACATCATTCACCTATTCGCATTGCCATCTTTGATTGCGCAAATGTTGGTTCGATATCAGCAATTGCCACTCGATCAAATCAAAGCCAATGTGGCACTGGTTTATCCATTCCTTAAACAAGAGCTGTTTTTAAGTATTGAGGAGAGCAAACTAGGTGAACTGATGGAAGCGTATATTGAAGAATTAGCGCACCAAGGAGCGGTGACGATTGATGACCAAGAAAATGTCTCTATAAACCAAGCCAACACACAAGTATTAGTATTGCTTGGTCACACGATTACGGAAACCCTGCAGCGTTACTCCATTGCGCTGAATCTGTTGGTCACCAACCCAGAGCTTGGCAAGTCCGACCTAGAGCAAAAAAGCCAAGAAATTGCTCAGCGCCTTGGACGCTTACACGGTATCAATGCGCCAGAGTTCTTCGACAAAGGCGTTTTTTCGGCCATGTTTACCACTCTGAAACAGCAAGGTTACCTAGACAAAGATGGCAACTGTGACACGGACAAAAGTGCCACTCTGGCTAACCTGCTTTACTCAATGCTCTATCCTGAGGTTCGCCTAACCATCAAAGAAAGCATCTGTCAGGCAACAGAGCCAGAAAGTAAAGAATCGTAA